Genomic segment of Cronobacter dublinensis subsp. dublinensis LMG 23823:
CGCCGCCGTCGTATGCGGCGGCACCGGCTGCAACACCACGGAGCCCGCGCCGATTTTCGCGCCGCGACCCACTTCGATATTGCCCAGAATTTTGGCGCCAGCGCCAATCATGACGCCTTCACGGATTTTCGGATGGCGATCGCCGCTGGTTTTACCGGTACCGCCGAGCGTTACCGATTGCAGGATAGAGACGTCATCTTCCACCACGGCCGTTTCGCCGATCACAATACCGGTGGCGTGATCGAGCATTATCCCGCGGCCGATAGTCGCCGCCGGATGGATATCAACCTGGAAAGAGACCGACACCTGGTTTTGCAGGAAAATCGCCAGCGCCTGACGCCCCTGTTTCCACAGCCAGTGGCCGATGCGGTAGGCCTGGAGCGCATGGAAACCTTTGAGATACAGCAGCGGCGTGGAGTATTTATCTACCGCCGGGTCACGGGTACGCACGGCCTGGATATCGCAGGCGGCGGAGGCGATCATCTCCGGGTCCGCTTTATACGCCTCTTCCACCACTTCACGAATAGCGATGGCAGGCATGATAGGCGACGCCAGTTTGTTGGCCAGCATGTAGCTCAAC
This window contains:
- the cysE gene encoding serine O-acetyltransferase encodes the protein MPCEELDLVWKNIKAEARQLADCEPMLASFYHATLLKHENLGSALSYMLANKLASPIMPAIAIREVVEEAYKADPEMIASAACDIQAVRTRDPAVDKYSTPLLYLKGFHALQAYRIGHWLWKQGRQALAIFLQNQVSVSFQVDIHPAATIGRGIMLDHATGIVIGETAVVEDDVSILQSVTLGGTGKTSGDRHPKIREGVMIGAGAKILGNIEVGRGAKIGAGSVVLQPVPPHTTAAGVPARIVGKPESDKPSMDMDQHFNGINHGFEYGDGI